A genomic window from Spirochaetota bacterium includes:
- the ubiE gene encoding bifunctional demethylmenaquinone methyltransferase/2-methoxy-6-polyprenyl-1,4-benzoquinol methylase UbiE, giving the protein MRYRVDNDTPHERKAKIRSMFDSIVDGYDRANRILSLGIDRSWRKTVVEHCECKPSDVVLDICCGTGDLSALIRGTGAHVVSLDFSENMIQKGREKGNIDDLATVADASKLPFKDSIFTKVCISFGIRNIPDIDIFLEEVYRVLRPGGTFIILELTRPRYNIFRLLYFFYLYTILPVLGGIIAGSFNAYRYLSKTIHTFIDPVTLTAMQEKHGFINVESKSMTLSIATVYISKKPILQSSVLNIPLSHHTPHNRVIIH; this is encoded by the coding sequence ATGAGATATAGGGTTGATAATGATACTCCTCATGAGCGTAAGGCAAAAATACGGTCTATGTTTGATTCCATAGTTGATGGCTACGATAGGGCAAACAGAATTTTATCTTTAGGTATAGACAGGTCATGGCGTAAAACAGTTGTAGAGCACTGCGAATGCAAACCTTCTGATGTGGTGCTTGATATATGCTGTGGAACTGGTGATCTTTCTGCATTAATACGTGGTACAGGCGCACACGTTGTGTCGCTTGATTTTTCAGAAAACATGATCCAAAAAGGAAGAGAAAAGGGGAATATTGATGACCTTGCAACGGTTGCCGATGCTTCAAAATTGCCATTCAAGGACAGTATTTTTACCAAAGTATGCATATCATTTGGTATCCGCAATATTCCTGATATTGATATATTCCTTGAAGAAGTGTATAGGGTTTTACGGCCTGGTGGAACATTTATTATATTAGAACTTACACGACCACGCTACAATATATTCAGGCTGTTATATTTTTTTTATCTGTATACTATTTTGCCAGTGCTTGGTGGAATCATTGCTGGAAGTTTCAATGCCTATCGCTATCTGTCAAAAACCATACACACATTTATTGATCCCGTTACATTGACAGCCATGCAGGAAAAACATGGGTTTATAAATGTTGAAAGTAAATCCATGACACTGAGTATTGCAACGGTATATATCAGCAAAAAACCTATTTTACAATCGTCGGTTTTAAATATACCATTGTCACATCATACGCCACACAATAGAGTCATCATACACTAA
- a CDS encoding menaquinone biosynthesis protein has translation MKLGYINYLNCFPFYYHMFHIQPLSGIEVVPAYPSQLNMMLKSGALHMSPISSAAYAEAQQDLQLLPEFCLSSIGYVRSVILISKKPIEMLSGCTVGLSQASQTSVVLLKIILQKFYGLTPHYTSSDPYPVLHDVDAKLVIGNEAMMHETEPLPYIYDLGDLWLQKTGYPVVFAVFAVRKDATRYADIIDAVCASYRLSLNELIKNPYDVIEKARQRYPTIAYDIAHYYTLLKFEFTNELKKALLYYYSLAWELHLLPKVPSLQLYGR, from the coding sequence ATGAAATTGGGCTATATAAATTATCTCAACTGCTTTCCATTTTATTATCACATGTTTCATATACAGCCACTATCAGGTATTGAGGTGGTACCTGCGTATCCAAGCCAGCTTAATATGATGCTGAAAAGCGGTGCGCTGCATATGAGTCCCATATCGTCTGCAGCGTATGCTGAAGCACAGCAGGATTTGCAGCTTTTACCTGAGTTTTGTTTAAGTTCCATTGGTTATGTGCGCTCGGTCATTCTGATAAGCAAAAAGCCCATTGAGATGCTGAGTGGATGCACGGTGGGATTGTCACAGGCTTCACAAACTTCGGTGGTGCTGTTGAAAATAATTTTGCAAAAATTTTATGGTTTAACGCCGCACTACACAAGCTCTGATCCCTATCCGGTGCTGCATGATGTTGATGCCAAGCTTGTTATAGGCAATGAAGCAATGATGCATGAAACTGAGCCGCTGCCGTATATCTATGACCTGGGGGACCTGTGGCTTCAGAAAACAGGTTACCCTGTGGTCTTTGCAGTGTTTGCTGTGCGAAAAGATGCAACCCGCTATGCTGATATCATTGACGCGGTGTGTGCATCATACCGATTGTCACTGAATGAGCTTATAAAAAATCCCTACGATGTTATTGAAAAAGCGCGGCAACGATACCCCACCATAGCCTATGATATTGCGCATTATTACACATTGCTTAAGTTTGAATTTACCAATGAGCTAAAAAAAGCTCTGCTATATTATTATTCGCTTGCCTGGGAACTTCACTTATTGCCAAAGGTGCCATCATTACAATTATATGGGCGATAG
- a CDS encoding CofH family radical SAM protein encodes MKSIETIYHAVTDHRRIDSHDAVSLYQYDIATLGVLANIRRQHIVPGNEVGFVIDRIINYSNRCVAMCNFCAYHARAGKIPPYDLSMDDILQKIDELVTIGGTQVMLQGGLHPEYTLQHYINMVKTIKQHYPSIYLHSFSPSEIVHIARQSDCSIDDVIAALQNAGLDSIPGASDLLVDEVRKKVSPHKITVKQWCDVIRSIKKHGMHTTATMTYGMGETLKQRIEHLEVVRRMQDETGIIMGFIPWSFSPKGTYMEDIIPATGLDYLKTVAIARIFLDNVPYLHAGWLTEGMALAQIALDMGANDMGGILMEEKVVKATGVTTTTNIEQLCDIIINAGKIPLQRDSKYRPIRRYV; translated from the coding sequence ATGAAATCCATTGAAACAATATACCATGCTGTAACTGATCATAGGCGGATAGATTCACATGACGCTGTTTCCCTGTATCAGTACGATATAGCTACATTAGGTGTTTTAGCAAATATACGACGCCAGCATATAGTTCCTGGCAATGAAGTTGGTTTTGTCATTGATCGCATTATAAATTATTCCAACAGGTGTGTGGCAATGTGTAACTTCTGTGCGTATCATGCCCGTGCAGGAAAAATACCGCCGTATGATTTATCCATGGATGATATTTTACAAAAGATTGATGAGCTTGTTACAATAGGTGGTACACAGGTGATGCTGCAGGGTGGATTGCATCCGGAATATACCTTGCAGCACTATATTAACATGGTAAAAACAATAAAACAGCATTATCCCAGTATATATTTACATTCATTTTCACCTTCGGAAATAGTACATATAGCAAGACAAAGTGATTGCAGCATTGATGATGTCATAGCTGCCCTACAAAATGCAGGACTTGATTCAATACCGGGTGCATCTGACTTGCTTGTGGATGAAGTGCGCAAGAAAGTAAGTCCGCATAAAATTACTGTAAAACAGTGGTGCGATGTAATCCGTTCAATTAAGAAACATGGCATGCATACTACCGCAACTATGACATACGGTATGGGCGAAACATTAAAGCAGCGAATAGAGCATTTAGAAGTTGTTCGGCGCATGCAGGATGAAACGGGTATTATTATGGGATTTATCCCCTGGTCATTTTCTCCAAAGGGAACCTACATGGAAGATATAATCCCTGCAACTGGACTGGATTATCTAAAAACTGTTGCCATTGCACGAATTTTTCTGGACAATGTGCCGTATCTTCATGCAGGATGGCTAACTGAAGGGATGGCACTGGCACAAATTGCTCTTGACATGGGTGCAAACGATATGGGGGGTATTTTGATGGAAGAAAAGGTGGTAAAGGCAACAGGGGTAACCACAACCACCAATATTGAACAATTATGTGATATAATTATTAATGCAGGAAAAATTCCCCTGCAGCGTGATTCTAAGTACAGGCCTATCAGGAGATATGTATGA